From Dehalococcoidales bacterium, the proteins below share one genomic window:
- a CDS encoding sigma-70 family RNA polymerase sigma factor — protein sequence MPEDKTPDVSTDLEKLVERAMAGDSGAFGILYDMHVDRVYRHIFYRVSSNADAEDLTQQVFIKAWQAIGRYKKTASPFLAWLIKIGHNLVIDFYRSKKSESRIDFDAIAAEPEKDPANIAEAEFNREYLRKAIRQLKGDQQQVILLRFIEDFSYPEIAAALGKSEGAIRVIQHRGLAKLRTILEKARQ from the coding sequence TTGCCGGAAGATAAGACTCCTGACGTATCAACCGACCTTGAAAAGCTGGTAGAGAGGGCTATGGCTGGAGATAGCGGCGCCTTCGGGATACTCTATGATATGCATGTCGATCGGGTTTACCGGCATATCTTTTACCGCGTCAGCAGTAATGCCGATGCCGAAGACCTCACCCAGCAGGTCTTTATCAAGGCATGGCAGGCAATCGGCCGGTATAAGAAGACCGCCAGTCCGTTTCTGGCCTGGTTGATAAAGATCGGCCATAATCTGGTCATCGATTTTTACCGGTCCAAGAAATCGGAGTCGCGCATTGATTTTGATGCCATTGCCGCCGAACCGGAAAAAGACCCCGCCAATATCGCGGAGGCTGAATTTAACCGGGAATACCTGAGGAAGGCTATCCGCCAGCTTAAAGGCGACCAGCAGCAGGTTATCCTGCTGCGGTTTATCGAGGATTTCTCTTATCCGGAAATCGCCGCTGCCCTGGGGAAGAGCGAGGGGGCGATCAGGGTGATTCAACACCGCGGGTTGGCGAAACTAAGAACGATTCTGGAGAAGGCGCGGCAGTGA
- a CDS encoding DUF5667 domain-containing protein yields MKNRAEILVRCIEDIRAGRATLPECLKRYPDARTELEPLLRVALSIKADPDIKPAESFKLQARASLMEQIRISQSAKSASAASPRPGIGCGWFTGRVRAAAVTAAVVVTVAAVFTGAAYASQSSLPGETLYSVKLGKEQVQRVFTLDAAAEVELELSFAGIRLDELEELVTMPVDQAAINDGTGKIYALSVAGSLSDRWAAVSATQAERISQAVAGYQKNLNLAISKSEQLKDNEALLETVALAILGHLDRIDGIEDKTPGVNHTAVVGSREIAINGHMHAVRNLAALNPSRANQINQQAVQGRLERAEAQAARGNGKGAQDALQDSEKMRRFGNAVPDRSGGEESGQEADQGSGASSPSEQEGSSGSNSNNGKTPPNSGESTKPSGDGQDAGNQQQGGPGSQSSEAPKPGAAAGGAAAATRQPGDTRGGSGDDIRQL; encoded by the coding sequence GTGAAAAATAGAGCGGAAATACTGGTCCGGTGTATCGAGGATATCAGGGCGGGTAGAGCCACCCTTCCCGAGTGCCTCAAGCGCTATCCTGACGCCCGCACCGAGCTGGAGCCTTTGCTCAGAGTGGCGCTCAGCATAAAGGCGGACCCGGATATCAAGCCTGCCGAATCGTTCAAATTACAGGCCAGGGCCAGCCTGATGGAGCAGATCCGCATCAGCCAGTCCGCTAAGAGCGCTAGCGCTGCTTCACCACGACCCGGCATCGGCTGCGGTTGGTTTACCGGGAGGGTGAGGGCGGCAGCGGTTACCGCTGCGGTGGTAGTGACGGTTGCCGCGGTGTTTACCGGCGCCGCCTACGCTTCACAATCCAGTTTGCCCGGTGAGACCTTATACTCTGTCAAACTGGGTAAAGAGCAGGTTCAAAGGGTGTTCACCCTCGATGCCGCCGCCGAGGTGGAGTTGGAGCTTAGCTTTGCCGGTATTCGCCTTGATGAGTTGGAAGAACTGGTAACTATGCCGGTAGACCAGGCTGCCATTAACGACGGCACAGGCAAGATTTACGCTCTGTCGGTAGCCGGCTCTTTATCCGACCGATGGGCCGCGGTCTCCGCTACGCAGGCAGAACGGATCTCTCAGGCCGTAGCCGGCTATCAGAAAAACCTGAACCTGGCGATTTCAAAATCGGAGCAGTTGAAAGATAACGAAGCGCTGCTGGAAACAGTCGCCCTGGCCATATTAGGCCACCTGGATAGAATTGATGGCATTGAAGATAAAACTCCCGGGGTTAATCATACGGCGGTGGTCGGTTCCCGGGAAATCGCGATCAACGGCCATATGCATGCGGTGCGGAACCTGGCGGCGTTAAACCCGTCCCGGGCCAACCAGATAAATCAGCAGGCAGTACAGGGTAGACTGGAGAGAGCCGAAGCCCAGGCTGCCAGAGGCAACGGGAAGGGCGCCCAGGACGCTTTACAGGATTCGGAGAAGATGCGCCGTTTTGGCAACGCCGTGCCGGACCGGAGTGGTGGAGAAGAGAGCGGTCAAGAAGCCGATCAGGGATCCGGAGCTTCTTCTCCATCAGAGCAGGAGGGGTCTTCCGGATCGAATTCTAATAATGGAAAAACCCCCCCAAACTCCGGCGAGAGTACCAAACCATCGGGTGATGGACAGGATGCCGGAAATCAGCAGCAAGGTGGACCGGGTAGCCAATCCAGTGAGGCTCCGAAACCGGGCGCAGCCGCCGGCGGAGCCGCTGCTGCCACCCGGCAGCCGGGCGATACCCGCGGCGGAAGCGGCGACGATATACGGCAGTTATGA
- a CDS encoding anion transporter, with amino-acid sequence MISIVILIVVFVLIAVRQIGRVRFQIWQIMLFGAIGVLVSGQISLAQAARSINLDVILFLFGVFVVGEALEQSGYLSELSNRLFRRARSFDSLLLAILFGAGIMSTFLMNDTLAIIGTPVVLLMARRNNLPVKPLLLTLAFAVTIGSVMSPIGNPQNLLIALEGEMANPFVTFAGYLFLPTMVNLLAAYLLLRLFFRKHLHLRVCPDGGELITDPKLARLTKGSLIILLALIAARVAMVFLGVSFDFRLTYIALAAAAPVILGSPKRAAVLKSIDWHTLVFFAAMFVLTASAWNSGFFQSILDNGYYSLTSVVPILGISTALSQLISNVPMVALYLPTLMQLGGGTGEMMALAAGSTIAGNLSILGAASNVIIIQNAEKRAKVMLTFPEFIRVGLPLTAVNILIYWAFLH; translated from the coding sequence ATGATATCGATAGTAATCCTCATCGTCGTCTTCGTCCTGATTGCGGTCAGGCAGATCGGCCGGGTCAGATTCCAAATCTGGCAGATAATGCTGTTCGGGGCCATCGGCGTGCTGGTCTCAGGGCAGATCTCTCTCGCCCAGGCAGCAAGGTCGATCAATCTCGACGTGATACTGTTCCTCTTCGGGGTTTTCGTGGTCGGCGAGGCCCTGGAGCAGAGCGGCTACCTCTCCGAGCTGTCGAACCGGCTGTTCCGTAGAGCGAGGTCCTTCGACAGCCTGCTCCTGGCCATCCTCTTCGGGGCCGGGATCATGTCGACCTTCCTGATGAACGACACGCTGGCCATTATCGGCACTCCGGTGGTTCTGCTCATGGCAAGGAGGAACAACCTGCCGGTCAAGCCGTTGCTGCTGACGCTGGCCTTTGCCGTGACCATCGGCAGCGTGATGAGCCCCATCGGCAATCCCCAGAATCTGCTGATCGCCCTCGAGGGCGAAATGGCCAACCCCTTTGTTACCTTTGCCGGCTATCTCTTTTTGCCCACAATGGTCAACCTGCTGGCGGCCTATCTTCTCTTACGGCTGTTTTTCCGCAAGCACCTTCACCTCCGGGTCTGTCCCGACGGCGGGGAGCTGATCACCGACCCCAAGCTGGCCCGGCTGACTAAGGGATCTCTCATCATACTGCTTGCCCTGATCGCGGCCCGGGTGGCAATGGTCTTTCTGGGGGTAAGTTTCGATTTCCGGCTGACCTACATCGCCCTGGCCGCCGCGGCGCCGGTAATACTGGGCAGCCCGAAGCGGGCGGCAGTCTTAAAGAGCATCGACTGGCACACGCTGGTATTCTTCGCCGCCATGTTTGTCCTGACCGCCAGTGCCTGGAATTCGGGTTTCTTCCAGTCGATACTGGATAACGGCTACTACAGCCTGACCTCGGTAGTCCCGATACTGGGGATCAGCACGGCACTGAGCCAGCTCATCTCGAACGTTCCCATGGTGGCGCTGTACCTGCCCACGCTGATGCAGCTGGGCGGGGGGACCGGGGAGATGATGGCGCTGGCGGCGGGCAGCACCATCGCCGGCAACCTTTCCATCCTGGGAGCGGCCAGCAACGTGATCATCATACAGAACGCGGAGAAGAGGGCCAAAGTGATGCTCACCTTCCCGGAATTCATCCGGGTGGGGCTGCCGCTAACGGCGGTAAATATTCTGATATACTGGGCCTTTCTGCATTGA